The following are from one region of the Methanobacterium alcaliphilum genome:
- a CDS encoding DUF116 domain-containing protein has product MFSEFYQIFGQMVFLAGVIVLALLLISLVLGKVLIKQDKLIFPKVMLFTIDLFYGPFKKFSESMGFDEQLVDHMGVEVRNKVNKKSYESIDGEDRLLVLPHCLRHPECEAKLESSGLICTHCNKCVIGFLKEKAENKGYKVFIIPGSTFLKKIIEQNNFKAVLGVACYQDLNIAMMKLSKFSPQGVPLSRDGCFKTKVDTKAVLEKMGYVEKLNDTSSIANISPCSQEKHEKRSI; this is encoded by the coding sequence ATGTTCAGCGAATTTTATCAAATATTTGGACAAATGGTATTTTTAGCAGGAGTAATTGTACTTGCATTGCTTTTAATAAGCCTTGTTTTAGGTAAAGTCCTTATTAAACAGGATAAATTAATCTTTCCAAAAGTCATGCTTTTTACCATTGACCTATTTTACGGCCCATTTAAAAAATTTTCAGAAAGCATGGGTTTTGATGAACAACTGGTCGACCATATGGGTGTGGAAGTACGTAACAAAGTGAATAAGAAAAGCTATGAGTCCATAGATGGCGAAGATAGACTTCTGGTTTTACCTCACTGTTTAAGGCATCCTGAATGCGAAGCAAAACTAGAATCTTCAGGTTTGATTTGTACACACTGCAACAAATGTGTTATTGGATTTTTAAAAGAAAAAGCAGAAAATAAAGGATATAAAGTATTTATTATACCCGGATCCACGTTCCTTAAAAAAATTATAGAACAAAACAACTTTAAAGCCGTGCTAGGTGTGGCCTGTTACCAAGACCTAAATATAGCTATGATGAAACTATCTAAATTCTCACCTCAAGGTGTTCCTTTATCTAGAGACGGTTGTTTCAAGACTAAAGTAGATACAAAAGCAGTTTTAGAAAAAATGGGATATGTGGAAAAACTTAATGATACTTCATCAATTGCAAATATAAGCCCATGCAGTCAGGAAAAACACGAAAAAAGATCCATATAA